The proteins below are encoded in one region of Pseudonocardia sp. DSM 110487:
- a CDS encoding Pls/PosA family non-ribosomal peptide synthetase, with translation MSTLMPDPPAQLPPVSLAERDDIRRSIPMSELVLVDRYEAQGWRVRKDERLDRLFEERCDWVRTYGRAGQLAVDSAEQSLTYDQLDAQANKLARFLRLRGANAGDRIGLLLDRPADAYRAILAVLKIGAAYVPMDPSSPAHRMATIVEDAQVRTVLSVSDVAERVERMDLLGAEIVRLDRALPLINEQKSYRLTDAERGVRDGSLAYISYRPGPDGRPTGVAVDHRSVCNFVKVAAEMYGIRPWDRVYQGVPIAYDFSVEEIWVPWAVGATLVPRPAGVDLRGRDLHAFLSTQLVTAMSCVPDLLATLEHDLPNLRFLLVAGQACPQDLVRRWHKPGRRFLSVYGPAEATVSAAWTELHPDKRATIGIPLPTYSTVVLDAADPFHALPHGQVGEIGIAGIGLNCGYLNRDDLTEKIFIPDFLGIPANPSGRIFRTGDLGRVNPDGEIEYHGRLDGQQPASGFRAELDEIGSVVLPAPETPVSQTLELPTPQAVQLPVPQAVELPVPQPVEPPTPQATPLPVPQAVQLPVPQPVELPVPQAVGLPVPQALALPIPQAASVPVPFVDPDPTQIIAPVGVVDLVEPPTSPAGGSTSASERELAGLLAEVIGAEVPVDANFFDDLGADSMVMARFCARLRKREDLPSVAMKDVYANPSIAALARAFAPASGSVDTGLATELATVLAEVIGAEVPVDANFFDDLGADSMVMARFCARLRKREDLPSVAMKDVYANPTIASLATAFGTPAAVAAGSADSSEPPLLGTQILRAVRARTVRAARHRQAPTRKQRYLLCGALQLLFLVAYPALTGYAVIGGVDWIAAGPDLVGIYLRSVVVGVASFVGLCGLPVLLKWVLVGRWKPQEVPVWSLAYFRFWVVKTLVQRSPMALFVGTPLYVFYLRLLGAKVGRGVAVFSKNVPVCTDMLTLGDGAVIMKDSFFSGYRAHNGVIQTGAVTLGKDALVGDHTVLDIWTSLGDGAQLGHSSSLHAGQSVPGGERWHGSPAQRTDVDYRGVGGTACGTLRRVVFTIVQLLNLLVLTLPLAVGGAIMLLAEVPQVMALLGSGPLAIRDWTFYLYALVASAALMFGFVVVGLLFVFTVPRVLGLAIRPDKVYPLYGFHYWAHRTIARTTNIKFFAFLFGDSSYIVHYLRGLGYDLSRVEQTGSNFGQRVKHDNPFLSSVGTGTVVADGLSIINADFSNTSFRVSRTSIGAHNFLGNNIAYPSQGRTGDNCLLATKVMVPIDGPIREGVGLLGSPSFEIPRSVQRDIGFDLDSGEQRRRLAAKNRHNLVTMALFLFVRWFYVFALTLIGMIAVDLHASWGAAVAVLANALVLLFGVTWFVLVERAVTGLQALRPEGCSIYDRSFWRHERFWKVPAQAYLPMFNGTPFKNVIWRLLGVRIGRRVFDDGCAFVEKTFVSIGDESTLNAGSIVQCHSQEDGAFKSDRTAIGAGCTLGVGAFVHYGVTMGERSVLAADSFLMKGEEMPAGARWGGNPAKKMREQSADLQVRRISIDDNWAAVLVRD, from the coding sequence ATGAGCACGCTGATGCCCGACCCGCCGGCGCAGCTGCCGCCCGTCTCGCTCGCCGAGCGCGACGACATCCGTCGATCGATCCCGATGTCCGAGCTCGTGCTGGTCGACCGGTACGAGGCACAGGGTTGGCGGGTCCGCAAGGACGAGCGCCTCGACCGTCTGTTCGAGGAGCGCTGCGACTGGGTCCGCACCTACGGCCGGGCGGGCCAGCTCGCGGTCGACTCCGCCGAGCAGTCGCTCACCTACGACCAGCTCGACGCCCAGGCCAACAAGCTCGCCCGCTTCCTGCGCCTGCGGGGTGCGAACGCGGGCGATCGGATCGGCCTGCTGCTCGACCGCCCGGCGGACGCGTATCGGGCGATCCTCGCGGTCCTGAAGATCGGGGCCGCCTACGTCCCCATGGACCCGAGCTCCCCGGCGCACCGCATGGCCACGATCGTCGAGGACGCCCAGGTGCGCACGGTGCTGTCGGTCTCGGACGTGGCCGAGCGCGTGGAGCGGATGGATCTGCTCGGCGCCGAGATCGTTCGCCTCGACCGGGCTCTGCCGCTGATCAACGAGCAGAAGTCGTACCGGCTGACGGACGCCGAGCGGGGCGTGCGGGACGGTTCGCTCGCCTACATCAGCTATCGGCCTGGCCCGGACGGCAGGCCAACCGGCGTCGCCGTCGACCACCGGAGCGTCTGCAACTTCGTCAAGGTCGCCGCCGAGATGTACGGCATCCGGCCGTGGGACCGCGTCTACCAGGGCGTGCCGATCGCGTACGACTTCTCTGTCGAGGAGATCTGGGTGCCGTGGGCCGTCGGCGCGACACTGGTGCCCCGGCCCGCCGGGGTCGACCTGCGGGGCCGGGACCTGCACGCGTTCCTGAGCACTCAGCTCGTCACCGCGATGTCCTGCGTCCCCGACCTGCTGGCCACGCTCGAGCACGACCTGCCCAACCTGCGGTTCCTGCTGGTGGCCGGTCAGGCCTGCCCACAGGACCTCGTGCGGCGCTGGCACAAGCCCGGCCGGCGGTTCCTGAGCGTCTACGGCCCGGCCGAGGCGACGGTGTCGGCCGCCTGGACCGAGCTGCACCCGGACAAGCGGGCGACCATCGGGATCCCCCTTCCCACCTACAGCACGGTCGTGCTCGACGCGGCGGATCCGTTCCACGCCCTCCCACACGGGCAGGTCGGTGAGATCGGTATCGCCGGCATCGGGCTGAACTGCGGCTACCTGAACCGCGACGACCTCACCGAGAAGATCTTCATCCCCGACTTCCTCGGCATCCCGGCGAACCCGTCCGGTCGGATCTTCCGCACCGGCGATCTTGGGCGGGTCAACCCGGACGGCGAGATCGAGTACCACGGCCGGCTCGACGGGCAGCAGCCGGCGAGCGGGTTCCGGGCAGAGCTGGACGAGATCGGGTCCGTTGTGCTGCCGGCGCCCGAGACGCCTGTGTCGCAGACACTCGAGCTGCCGACTCCGCAGGCCGTCCAGCTGCCGGTTCCGCAAGCCGTCGAGCTTCCTGTGCCGCAGCCGGTCGAGCCGCCCACGCCGCAGGCCACCCCGCTGCCGGTTCCCCAGGCCGTTCAGCTGCCCGTCCCGCAGCCGGTCGAGCTGCCGGTTCCGCAGGCGGTCGGGCTTCCCGTTCCGCAGGCTCTCGCACTTCCCATCCCCCAGGCCGCGTCCGTCCCGGTGCCGTTCGTCGATCCCGACCCGACGCAGATCATCGCGCCGGTCGGGGTGGTGGACCTGGTCGAGCCGCCGACTTCGCCAGCGGGCGGGTCGACGTCCGCCTCGGAGCGGGAGCTCGCCGGCCTGCTGGCCGAGGTCATCGGGGCCGAGGTTCCTGTTGACGCGAACTTCTTCGATGATCTCGGTGCCGATTCCATGGTGATGGCTCGGTTCTGCGCCCGGCTGCGCAAGCGTGAGGACCTGCCTTCGGTCGCGATGAAGGACGTCTACGCGAACCCGAGCATCGCGGCCCTCGCGCGTGCCTTCGCGCCCGCATCGGGCTCCGTCGACACCGGTCTCGCCACCGAGCTGGCCACGGTCCTGGCCGAGGTCATCGGGGCCGAGGTTCCTGTCGATGCGAACTTCTTCGACGACCTGGGCGCCGATTCCATGGTGATGGCTCGGTTCTGCGCCCGGCTGCGCAAGCGTGAGGACCTGCCTTCGGTCGCGATGAAGGACGTCTACGCGAACCCCACGATCGCGAGCCTGGCAACGGCATTCGGCACGCCAGCGGCCGTGGCCGCCGGCTCGGCCGACTCGTCGGAGCCGCCGTTGCTGGGTACGCAGATCCTGCGAGCGGTCCGGGCGCGCACGGTGCGCGCTGCCCGGCACCGGCAGGCACCGACCCGCAAGCAGCGCTACCTCCTCTGCGGAGCACTGCAGCTGCTGTTCCTCGTCGCCTACCCGGCCCTCACCGGCTACGCCGTCATCGGCGGCGTCGACTGGATCGCGGCCGGCCCCGACCTGGTCGGGATCTACCTGCGCTCGGTCGTGGTCGGCGTCGCGTCGTTCGTCGGCCTGTGTGGGCTTCCGGTCCTGCTCAAGTGGGTGCTCGTCGGCCGGTGGAAGCCGCAGGAGGTCCCTGTCTGGAGCCTCGCGTACTTCCGCTTCTGGGTGGTGAAGACGCTGGTCCAGCGGAGCCCGATGGCCCTGTTCGTCGGCACGCCCCTCTACGTGTTCTACCTCAGGCTGCTGGGGGCGAAGGTCGGGCGCGGCGTCGCGGTCTTCTCCAAGAACGTTCCCGTTTGCACCGACATGCTCACCCTCGGCGACGGTGCCGTGATCATGAAGGACTCGTTCTTCAGCGGCTACCGGGCCCACAACGGCGTCATCCAGACCGGTGCGGTCACCCTCGGCAAGGATGCGCTCGTCGGCGATCACACGGTGCTCGACATCTGGACGTCCCTCGGCGACGGTGCCCAGCTCGGCCACTCCTCGTCGCTGCACGCCGGCCAGTCCGTCCCGGGCGGCGAGCGCTGGCACGGTTCCCCGGCGCAGCGCACGGACGTCGACTACCGGGGCGTCGGCGGCACGGCCTGCGGCACGCTGCGCCGGGTCGTGTTCACGATCGTGCAACTGCTGAACCTGCTCGTGCTGACCCTTCCGCTCGCCGTGGGCGGCGCGATCATGCTGCTCGCCGAGGTCCCGCAGGTCATGGCGCTGCTCGGCAGCGGTCCGCTGGCGATCCGGGACTGGACGTTCTACCTGTACGCGCTGGTCGCCTCGGCCGCACTGATGTTCGGCTTCGTGGTGGTCGGGCTGCTGTTCGTGTTCACCGTCCCGCGAGTGCTCGGTCTCGCGATCCGGCCGGACAAGGTCTACCCGTTGTACGGGTTCCACTACTGGGCCCACCGGACGATCGCGCGCACGACCAACATCAAGTTCTTCGCGTTCCTCTTCGGGGACAGCTCCTACATCGTCCATTACCTGCGTGGCCTCGGATACGACCTTTCCCGGGTGGAACAGACCGGTTCCAACTTCGGCCAGCGGGTGAAGCACGACAATCCGTTCCTGAGCTCGGTCGGCACCGGAACCGTGGTCGCGGACGGGCTGTCGATCATCAATGCCGACTTCTCGAACACCTCGTTCCGCGTGTCGCGAACGTCGATCGGCGCCCACAACTTCCTCGGCAACAACATCGCGTACCCGTCACAGGGGCGCACCGGCGACAACTGCCTCCTCGCGACGAAGGTCATGGTCCCGATCGATGGGCCGATCCGAGAAGGTGTCGGGCTGCTCGGCTCGCCCAGCTTCGAGATCCCGCGATCGGTGCAGCGCGACATCGGGTTCGACCTGGATAGCGGCGAGCAGCGCCGCCGCCTCGCCGCCAAGAACAGGCACAACCTCGTCACGATGGCGCTGTTCCTGTTCGTCCGGTGGTTCTACGTCTTCGCGCTGACCCTCATCGGGATGATCGCCGTCGACCTCCACGCCTCGTGGGGTGCAGCGGTGGCCGTGCTCGCCAACGCCCTCGTGCTCCTGTTCGGCGTCACCTGGTTCGTGCTGGTCGAGCGCGCCGTGACGGGGCTCCAGGCGTTGCGGCCGGAGGGCTGCTCGATCTACGACCGCTCCTTCTGGCGGCACGAGCGCTTCTGGAAGGTGCCGGCTCAGGCGTACCTGCCGATGTTCAACGGCACCCCGTTCAAGAACGTGATCTGGCGGCTGCTGGGCGTGCGGATCGGCAGGCGGGTGTTCGACGACGGTTGCGCATTCGTGGAGAAGACCTTCGTCAGCATCGGCGACGAAAGCACGCTCAACGCCGGCAGCATCGTGCAGTGCCACTCGCAGGAGGACGGCGCATTCAAATCCGACCGCACCGCGATCGGTGCCGGATGCACGCTCGGTGTCGGCGCATTCGTCCACTACGGCGTGACGATGGGTGAGCGTTCGGTGCTCGCCGCCGACTCCTTCCTCATGAAGGGCGAGGAGATGCCGGCCGGCGCACGGTGGGGCGGAAATCCCGCGAAGAAGATGCGCGAGCAATCCGCTGATCTGCAGGTGCGCCGGATCAGCATCGACGACAACTGGGCCGCTGTGCTGGTCCGCGACTGA
- the sbnA gene encoding 2,3-diaminopropionate biosynthesis protein SbnA, translating to MPIISAPQEFNQDDLYVDLRSIFGHALFLKCEGFNFAGSVKLKAANEMVEAAERSGVLRPGSVLVESSSGNLGVALSIIAASKGYGFRCVTDSRCNLATRLLMEALGSEVHVVTEPDPETGYLGARLNYVRNLCASDKRYVWLNQYTNANAWKAHYRTTGPAIARQFPGLDVLFVGAGTTGTLMGCARYFKEHHPSVRIVAVDPVGSVSFGTPAARRMLPGLGMNVRPPLLDEGYVDEVLHVEEGDAIRTCHQLARRGFLFGGSTGTVVSGAMDWLARHDARDLTAVAIAPDLGERYLDTIYQSNWVQDLYGDDVLDARSTVARAA from the coding sequence ATGCCGATCATCTCCGCTCCGCAGGAGTTCAACCAGGACGATCTTTACGTCGACCTGCGGTCGATCTTCGGCCACGCGCTGTTCCTGAAGTGCGAGGGCTTCAATTTCGCCGGTTCCGTCAAACTGAAGGCCGCGAACGAGATGGTCGAGGCTGCGGAGCGCAGCGGCGTCCTGCGCCCGGGGTCCGTCCTGGTCGAGTCCTCGTCCGGGAACCTGGGAGTGGCGCTGAGCATCATCGCCGCGAGCAAGGGCTACGGGTTCCGGTGCGTCACCGACTCCCGCTGCAACCTCGCGACCCGGTTGCTGATGGAGGCGTTGGGCAGTGAGGTGCACGTCGTCACCGAGCCGGACCCGGAGACCGGATACCTCGGCGCGCGGCTGAACTACGTGCGCAACCTCTGCGCGTCCGACAAGCGTTACGTGTGGCTCAACCAGTACACGAATGCCAATGCGTGGAAGGCGCACTACCGGACGACCGGCCCCGCCATTGCGCGTCAATTCCCCGGCCTGGACGTGCTGTTCGTCGGCGCCGGCACCACCGGGACGCTGATGGGCTGCGCGCGCTACTTCAAGGAGCACCACCCATCGGTGCGGATCGTCGCCGTCGACCCCGTCGGATCGGTCAGCTTCGGCACGCCCGCGGCCCGCCGGATGCTTCCGGGGCTCGGGATGAACGTCCGCCCCCCGCTGCTCGACGAGGGCTACGTGGACGAGGTCCTCCACGTCGAGGAGGGCGACGCGATCCGCACCTGCCACCAGCTGGCCCGACGCGGGTTCCTGTTCGGCGGCTCGACCGGCACGGTGGTCAGCGGCGCCATGGACTGGCTGGCCCGCCACGACGCGCGCGACCTCACGGCAGTGGCCATCGCCCCGGATCTCGGCGAGCGCTACCTCGACACGATCTACCAGAGCAACTGGGTGCAGGACCTGTACGGCGACGACGTGCTCGACGCCCGGTCCACCGTCGCCCGGGCAGCCTGA
- a CDS encoding molybdopterin biosynthesis protein — protein sequence MVADSPFVSDVPAHQALDAWRDACAGAGCPQRVDAVRVPVGDAVGRVTAEPVWARRSSPAFDSAGMDGIAVRAADTVGATETAPVLLTDFAVVDTGDPLPGGYDAVVMREHVHRVGDAAEVRAAVPPYQHVRSIGEDVSASELLLPAGHRLRPVDVAAAAAAGVVELSVRRAPVVVIVPTGDEIRPIGTEPGPGEILDTNSLMLAAQARELGCTARVTPIVADDPARITEATRKAAAEADLVVLIAGSSAGRDDYTARVVAGAGTLAVHGVAVRPGHPVVLGAVDATPVLGAPGYPVSAALTFEIFAAPLLAGLEGAAPRERPVTTARLARKLASNIGMDDWVRVRLGRVGGEIVATPLPRGAGVLTSLVRADGLLVVPAGLEGHHAGERVRVELLRGLGEIGRTIVAIGSHDLVLDVAASALRADDPLITLAGSNVGSLGGLVALRDGLCHLAGSHLLDPATGEYTLPYVEKVLGGEEVAVVRLVHRDQGLIVAPGNPLGLTGIEGLTRVRYVNRQRGAGTRVLLDHELSRSGIDPADVDGYAREEHTHLAVAAAVAAGRADAGLGILAAAKAFGLDFVPVAREPYDLVLRAETVDDPLLAPLWDLLARPAFQGEVEALGGYGCTEMGRRIR from the coding sequence GTGGTCGCCGACTCGCCCTTCGTGTCCGACGTCCCCGCCCACCAGGCGCTCGACGCGTGGCGGGACGCGTGCGCGGGCGCCGGTTGCCCGCAGCGGGTGGACGCCGTGCGGGTGCCGGTGGGCGATGCGGTCGGGCGGGTGACGGCCGAGCCGGTGTGGGCTCGCCGCTCCTCCCCCGCGTTCGACAGCGCGGGCATGGACGGGATCGCCGTGCGGGCCGCCGACACCGTCGGGGCCACCGAGACCGCGCCCGTGCTGCTCACCGACTTCGCCGTGGTGGACACCGGCGACCCGCTCCCCGGCGGCTACGACGCCGTGGTCATGCGGGAGCACGTCCACCGGGTGGGTGACGCCGCGGAAGTGCGCGCCGCCGTGCCGCCCTACCAGCACGTGCGCTCGATCGGCGAGGACGTGTCCGCGTCCGAGCTGCTGCTTCCCGCAGGTCACCGGCTGCGCCCGGTCGACGTCGCGGCGGCGGCCGCCGCGGGCGTGGTGGAGTTGTCCGTCCGGCGCGCCCCCGTGGTCGTGATCGTCCCGACCGGCGACGAGATCCGCCCGATCGGCACCGAACCGGGGCCGGGCGAGATCCTCGACACCAACTCGCTCATGCTCGCGGCGCAGGCCCGTGAGCTGGGCTGCACGGCACGCGTCACACCGATCGTCGCCGACGACCCGGCGCGGATCACCGAGGCGACGCGCAAGGCCGCCGCAGAGGCCGACCTGGTGGTGCTCATCGCGGGCTCGAGCGCGGGGCGCGACGACTACACCGCGCGGGTCGTCGCCGGTGCCGGCACGCTCGCCGTGCACGGCGTCGCGGTGCGGCCCGGCCACCCGGTCGTCCTCGGCGCGGTGGACGCCACGCCGGTGCTCGGCGCCCCCGGCTACCCGGTGTCGGCCGCGCTGACCTTCGAGATCTTCGCCGCGCCGCTGCTCGCGGGCCTCGAGGGCGCCGCGCCCCGCGAGCGGCCGGTCACCACGGCCCGGCTGGCCCGCAAGCTCGCCTCCAACATCGGGATGGACGACTGGGTGCGGGTGCGGCTCGGGCGGGTCGGCGGCGAGATCGTCGCGACGCCGTTGCCCCGCGGGGCCGGCGTACTCACCTCACTCGTGCGCGCCGACGGGCTGCTGGTCGTGCCGGCCGGGCTGGAGGGCCACCACGCCGGGGAGCGGGTGCGGGTCGAACTCCTGCGCGGGCTGGGCGAGATCGGGCGCACGATCGTCGCGATCGGATCGCACGACCTCGTGCTCGACGTGGCCGCGTCCGCGCTGCGGGCCGACGACCCGCTGATCACCCTCGCCGGCTCGAACGTCGGATCCCTCGGCGGGCTCGTCGCGCTCCGCGACGGCCTGTGCCACCTCGCCGGTTCGCACCTGCTCGACCCGGCCACCGGCGAGTACACGCTGCCGTACGTCGAGAAGGTCCTCGGCGGCGAGGAGGTCGCCGTGGTGCGGCTCGTGCACCGCGACCAGGGCCTGATCGTGGCCCCCGGCAACCCGCTCGGCCTCACCGGGATCGAGGGCCTCACCCGGGTCCGCTACGTGAACCGGCAGCGCGGCGCCGGCACCCGAGTGCTGCTCGACCACGAGCTGTCGAGGAGCGGCATCGATCCCGCCGACGTGGACGGCTACGCCCGGGAGGAACACACCCACCTCGCCGTGGCCGCGGCCGTCGCCGCAGGCCGTGCGGATGCGGGGCTGGGCATCCTCGCCGCGGCGAAGGCCTTCGGCCTCGACTTCGTGCCGGTGGCCCGCGAGCCGTACGACCTGGTCCTGCGCGCGGAGACGGTGGACGACCCGCTGCTCGCTCCGCTGTGGGACCTGCTGGCCCGCCCGGCCTTCCAGGGGGAGGTGGAGGCCCTGGGCGGCTACGGCTGCACGGAGATGGGCCGCAGGATCCGCTGA
- a CDS encoding DUF418 domain-containing protein, producing MPETRLRPTGLAERVLAPDLARGVMLLFIAVANSHYFVRGERYLVGFPLDGSALDAAIAGAITTLVDGRAFPLFSVLFGYGVVQLARRQQDAGTAWRAVSRLVRRRSLWMIAIGFLHCVLLYVGDIVAAYGLLALLLVGAVRWKEWVLLTLAGLIFVLLSLQGNADVSLREAPDPTLLPPDPLTAIVERAAAWPALVPMVAVGLLMPFLLGIVAARRRLLEEPARHRVLLGVAAFVGIGAAVAGGLPLGLTVAGVLPAGADLGLLVTVHDATGYLGGPGYAAALALVAARIGERRGPITRAVTAVGQRSLTCYLSQSVVWTLVFAPYALDLSDDLGVAGTAALAVATWLATVGMAELMRRKGWRGPAEVLLRRLTYGTGQRILRPISVQP from the coding sequence GTGCCGGAAACCCGTCTGCGCCCGACCGGCCTGGCCGAGCGCGTGCTCGCGCCCGACCTCGCCCGTGGCGTGATGCTGTTGTTCATCGCCGTCGCCAACTCGCACTACTTCGTGCGGGGGGAGCGCTACCTCGTCGGCTTCCCGCTGGACGGCTCGGCGCTCGACGCCGCGATCGCGGGCGCCATCACCACGCTCGTGGACGGGCGGGCGTTCCCGCTGTTCAGCGTGCTCTTCGGGTACGGGGTCGTGCAGCTGGCGCGTCGCCAGCAGGACGCCGGCACGGCCTGGCGGGCGGTCAGCCGCCTCGTGCGGCGCCGGAGCCTCTGGATGATCGCGATCGGGTTCCTGCACTGCGTGCTGCTCTACGTCGGCGACATCGTGGCGGCGTACGGGCTCCTCGCCCTCCTCCTCGTCGGCGCCGTGCGCTGGAAGGAATGGGTGCTGCTGACACTCGCCGGGCTGATCTTCGTGCTGCTGTCACTTCAGGGCAACGCCGATGTGTCGCTGCGGGAAGCGCCGGATCCGACGTTGCTGCCGCCGGACCCGCTGACCGCGATCGTCGAGCGGGCGGCGGCGTGGCCCGCGCTCGTGCCGATGGTGGCGGTGGGGCTCCTCATGCCGTTCCTGCTCGGCATCGTCGCGGCGCGCAGGCGGCTGCTGGAGGAGCCGGCCCGGCACCGCGTGCTGCTCGGTGTCGCGGCGTTCGTCGGGATCGGCGCGGCGGTCGCGGGCGGGCTGCCGCTGGGCCTCACGGTCGCAGGCGTGCTCCCGGCCGGTGCGGACCTCGGCCTGCTGGTGACCGTGCACGACGCCACCGGCTACCTGGGCGGACCCGGATACGCCGCGGCGCTCGCCCTCGTGGCCGCGCGGATCGGCGAGCGCCGCGGTCCGATCACGCGCGCCGTCACGGCGGTGGGCCAGCGCTCCCTGACCTGCTACCTGTCGCAATCGGTGGTCTGGACGCTCGTGTTCGCGCCCTACGCCCTCGACCTGAGCGACGACCTGGGTGTGGCGGGCACGGCCGCGCTCGCGGTCGCAACCTGGCTCGCAACGGTGGGCATGGCGGAACTGATGCGCCGAAAGGGTTGGCGTGGCCCGGCGGAGGTGTTGCTCCGCCGCCTGACCTACGGAACGGGTCAGCGGATCCTGCGGCCCATCTCCGTGCAGCCGTAG
- a CDS encoding TIGR03854 family LLM class F420-dependent oxidoreductase, whose amino-acid sequence MKVRIGIGSIPLAAGPGPGPELADLVDELEARRIDSLWLADQASAPLIDPLVGMGFAVSRTRHLKVGSGVVVLPGRNPALVAAQLASLAALAPKRILPAFGVRPAIAAERQLFPAPNGDRAALFDESLTVVRRLLAEPRVTHHGRFFHLDDVSVAPLPPRSPDIWLGGRAPAGLRRVGRLADGWLGSLVTPDEAADARAQIERAAAEAGREIEDDHYGTNIAVAPPDASEADVAAARERVTRRRPDLDPACLVPHGWGEARELVRRYVDAGLTKFVVRPAAPVPAWAGFLDQLASELRPLEDELSDE is encoded by the coding sequence GTGAAGGTCCGCATCGGCATCGGGTCGATTCCACTCGCCGCCGGCCCGGGCCCCGGCCCTGAGCTGGCCGATCTCGTCGACGAGCTGGAGGCGCGGCGGATCGACTCGCTGTGGCTCGCCGACCAGGCATCCGCCCCCCTGATCGACCCGCTCGTCGGGATGGGCTTCGCGGTGTCCCGCACCCGCCACCTCAAGGTCGGCAGCGGCGTAGTCGTGCTGCCGGGGCGGAACCCGGCGCTGGTCGCCGCACAGCTCGCGTCACTGGCCGCGCTCGCGCCCAAGCGCATCCTGCCCGCGTTCGGGGTGCGGCCTGCGATCGCGGCGGAGCGGCAGCTCTTCCCGGCTCCGAACGGCGACCGGGCCGCCCTGTTCGACGAGTCCCTCACGGTGGTGCGCAGGCTGCTCGCGGAGCCGCGCGTTACCCATCACGGCCGGTTCTTCCACCTCGACGACGTGTCCGTCGCGCCGCTCCCGCCCCGGTCTCCGGACATCTGGCTGGGCGGCCGAGCCCCGGCCGGGCTGCGGCGGGTCGGGCGGCTCGCCGACGGCTGGCTGGGCAGCCTCGTCACCCCGGACGAGGCCGCGGACGCCCGCGCGCAGATCGAACGCGCCGCCGCGGAGGCGGGCCGGGAGATCGAGGACGACCACTACGGCACCAACATCGCGGTGGCCCCGCCCGACGCATCCGAAGCCGACGTGGCCGCGGCGCGCGAGCGCGTCACCCGGCGTCGCCCCGACCTCGACCCGGCATGCCTCGTGCCGCACGGATGGGGCGAGGCGCGCGAGCTCGTCCGGCGGTACGTCGACGCGGGCCTCACGAAGTTCGTGGTCCGCCCGGCCGCGCCGGTGCCTGCGTGGGCAGGGTTCCTCGACCAGCTCGCCTCCGAGCTGCGACCGTTGGAGGACGAGCTGAGCGACGAGTGA
- a CDS encoding 2-phosphosulfolactate phosphatase — MPVDIPRPEHRQLDYGVRLEWGREGAALLAAECAVVVVIDVLSFSTAVDVAVGRGAAVLPLRSAERDKAVPPDVVRAGPRRGPGPSLSPASLTGLPAGTRLALPSPNGATLCAAVAATGAVLLAGCLRNASAVAAAAQAAGGPVGIVPAGERWPDDTMRVAVEDALGAGAIAAALPGRSPEAELAAAQFAAARDRGLGEVLAATSSGRELRADGFAADVELAAALDTSTAVPRLRDGFLQAA, encoded by the coding sequence GTGCCTGTCGACATTCCCCGCCCGGAACACCGGCAGCTCGACTACGGGGTCCGGCTGGAATGGGGCCGGGAGGGCGCCGCGCTGCTTGCTGCCGAGTGCGCCGTCGTGGTCGTGATCGACGTCCTGTCGTTCTCCACCGCCGTCGACGTGGCCGTCGGCCGCGGGGCCGCGGTCCTCCCGCTGCGTTCCGCGGAACGCGACAAGGCCGTTCCGCCGGACGTCGTCCGCGCCGGTCCACGGCGCGGACCGGGCCCGTCGCTCTCCCCCGCATCGCTCACCGGGCTGCCCGCCGGCACCCGCCTCGCGCTGCCCTCCCCCAACGGCGCCACCCTCTGCGCCGCGGTCGCCGCCACCGGGGCCGTGCTGCTCGCGGGCTGCCTGCGCAACGCGTCCGCCGTGGCGGCCGCCGCGCAGGCCGCCGGGGGGCCGGTCGGGATCGTCCCGGCAGGCGAGCGTTGGCCCGACGACACCATGCGCGTCGCCGTCGAGGACGCGCTCGGCGCAGGCGCCATCGCGGCCGCGCTGCCGGGCCGCTCCCCGGAGGCCGAGCTGGCCGCCGCCCAGTTCGCCGCCGCCCGCGATCGAGGGCTGGGCGAGGTGCTCGCGGCCACGTCGTCCGGGCGCGAGCTGCGTGCCGACGGCTTCGCGGCCGACGTGGAGCTCGCCGCCGCCCTCGACACGAGCACGGCCGTGCCGCGCCTGCGCGACGGCTTCCTGCAGGCGGCGTGA